From Halobacillus sp. Marseille-Q1614, the proteins below share one genomic window:
- a CDS encoding CotY/CotZ family spore coat protein produces MGCGKGKDFDACVCETVRKIVRAQDEAADMDGCNSSCKNSLRELLSPTGNGNGPTTIPFALYCKGDCEPFIGSGIFKSPVGGSGMTALRCVETPIFRAKKFVDEDECCVQLELLLPVTMGGSTPGPSGKGNKICDFFPGNSIRNLQATGICLTVDLACFCGILCLDPVTPLPVSEFNMNDLKNEE; encoded by the coding sequence ATGGGCTGTGGAAAAGGAAAAGATTTTGACGCATGTGTTTGTGAAACAGTTCGAAAGATTGTGCGAGCTCAAGATGAAGCAGCTGATATGGATGGCTGTAATTCAAGCTGTAAAAATTCTCTCAGAGAATTGCTTTCCCCAACGGGTAATGGAAATGGTCCGACAACCATTCCATTCGCGCTTTATTGTAAAGGTGATTGTGAGCCGTTTATTGGAAGTGGGATTTTCAAGTCTCCTGTTGGCGGATCAGGTATGACCGCTTTACGATGTGTAGAAACTCCTATCTTCCGTGCGAAAAAATTCGTGGATGAAGATGAGTGCTGTGTCCAGCTAGAGTTACTGCTTCCGGTAACTATGGGGGGATCCACTCCTGGGCCAAGTGGCAAGGGAAATAAAATATGCGATTTCTTCCCGGGAAATAGTATCAGAAATCTCCAAGCAACAGGCATTTGTCTTACTGTAGATTTGGCGTGCTTCTGCGGCATCCTATGTCTTGACCCTGTGACGCCTTTACCTGTATCTGAATTTAACATGAATGATTTGAAAAATGAGGAGTAA
- a CDS encoding NADH:flavin oxidoreductase has protein sequence MSNTQTSTKSLFKTFNSEKLSLSNRTVMAPMTRGFSPNGVPGEDVAAYYRRRAENGVGLIVTEGTGINHPSSVSGDSIPLFHGEDALNGWANVVKEVHDAGGKIVPQLWHVGMTRKKGDLPNEEALPVGPSGLSLGGKDINEPLTEEEVVGLVDAYAQAAADAKHLGFDGIELHGAHGYLIDQFFWEQTNKRTDRYGGDLVGRTQFAVEVIEACRREVGPDFPIIFRFSQWKMNDYNAKLTKTPEELEQFLQPFVEAGVDIFHCSPRRFWEPEFEGSDLNLAGWTKKLTGKPVISVGSVGLNGEFTSFSGAETTSLDGLIEKLDNEEFDLVAIGRSLLMDPEWVRKVREGRENDLLPFDKESLKKLY, from the coding sequence TTGAGTAATACACAAACTTCGACTAAATCTTTGTTTAAAACATTTAATAGCGAAAAATTAAGTTTATCTAATAGAACCGTAATGGCGCCGATGACGCGGGGATTTTCACCAAATGGTGTGCCTGGAGAAGACGTAGCGGCCTATTACCGCCGCCGTGCCGAAAACGGAGTAGGTTTAATTGTTACCGAAGGAACGGGCATTAACCACCCAAGCTCAGTGTCAGGTGACAGCATACCACTTTTTCATGGCGAAGATGCTTTAAACGGCTGGGCGAATGTTGTAAAAGAAGTGCATGATGCCGGCGGTAAAATTGTGCCCCAGCTCTGGCATGTGGGAATGACCCGCAAAAAGGGAGACCTTCCAAATGAAGAAGCCTTGCCTGTCGGTCCGTCTGGGTTAAGCCTAGGCGGCAAAGATATAAATGAACCATTGACTGAAGAAGAAGTTGTCGGTCTGGTGGATGCTTACGCACAGGCAGCAGCTGATGCTAAACACCTGGGTTTTGACGGAATAGAGCTCCACGGAGCGCATGGCTATCTCATTGATCAATTTTTCTGGGAGCAGACCAATAAGCGCACGGACCGTTATGGAGGAGATCTCGTCGGCAGAACACAGTTTGCTGTTGAGGTGATTGAAGCGTGCCGCCGTGAAGTCGGACCTGATTTCCCAATTATCTTTCGCTTCTCTCAATGGAAGATGAACGATTATAACGCTAAATTGACAAAAACGCCGGAAGAGCTCGAGCAATTCCTTCAGCCGTTTGTTGAGGCGGGCGTCGATATTTTTCACTGTTCCCCCCGCCGTTTCTGGGAGCCGGAGTTTGAGGGCTCTGATCTGAACCTGGCTGGATGGACGAAGAAGCTGACTGGAAAACCTGTCATTTCAGTAGGTTCTGTTGGTCTTAATGGAGAATTCACAAGCTTCAGCGGTGCTGAGACCACAAGCCTTGATGGACTTATTGAAAAGCTGGATAACGAGGAGTTTGACCTCGTCGCGATCGGCCGCTCATTATTGATGGATCCTGAGTGGGTTAGAAAAGTGCGTGAAGGCCGTGAAAACGACTTGCTGCCTTTTGATAAAGAATCACTTAAGAAATTGTATTAA
- a CDS encoding formylglycine-generating enzyme family protein codes for MEKRACCQASRSDLHNRKKVSPAEKVKSAEKNIRFKERMVYLPGGEFLMGTNNEEGFPFDGEGPVRRVKVEPFYIDAHTVSNADFREFVKDTGYKTEAEQFGWSFIFYKFISSNTNQKVQQLPNTPWWLAVEGAYWYQPEGPRSTVDDRLDHPVIHVSWNDAAAFCEWAGKRLPTEAEWEYAARGGLEQKKYPWGDELMPNGEHFCNIWQGDFPSENTLEDGYLGTAPVQSFPQNGYGLYHMAGNVWEWCADWFTNTPERKIDTKRLNSQSSKVMRGGSYLCHRSYCNRYRVAARSSNTMDSSTGNMGFRCVADI; via the coding sequence ATGGAAAAACGTGCTTGCTGCCAAGCCAGCAGATCCGATCTTCATAATAGAAAAAAAGTAAGCCCAGCTGAAAAGGTTAAGTCTGCAGAAAAGAATATTAGATTTAAAGAAAGAATGGTTTACTTGCCTGGGGGAGAATTCTTAATGGGAACGAATAACGAAGAAGGTTTTCCTTTTGATGGAGAAGGCCCTGTACGAAGAGTGAAAGTTGAGCCGTTTTACATAGATGCTCACACAGTAAGCAATGCGGACTTTAGGGAATTTGTAAAAGACACTGGCTATAAGACTGAGGCCGAGCAGTTTGGCTGGTCGTTTATTTTCTACAAGTTTATTTCTTCCAACACTAATCAAAAGGTCCAGCAATTGCCTAATACCCCGTGGTGGCTGGCAGTTGAAGGAGCATATTGGTACCAGCCGGAAGGTCCTCGTTCGACTGTAGACGACCGGCTGGATCACCCAGTGATTCACGTATCATGGAATGATGCTGCAGCTTTTTGCGAATGGGCAGGTAAAAGGCTGCCTACTGAAGCGGAATGGGAATATGCCGCTCGTGGAGGCCTTGAGCAGAAAAAATATCCATGGGGAGATGAACTAATGCCAAACGGAGAACATTTCTGTAACATTTGGCAGGGAGATTTTCCAAGCGAAAACACACTTGAGGATGGGTATTTAGGTACAGCACCTGTTCAATCTTTTCCACAAAACGGTTATGGGCTTTATCATATGGCAGGTAACGTTTGGGAATGGTGTGCTGATTGGTTTACTAATACACCTGAAAGAAAAATTGATACAAAACGATTAAACAGCCAGTCGTCCAAAGTAATGCGAGGAGGATCTTATCTATGCCATCGCTCCTATTGCAATCGCTATCGAGTAGCAGCACGCAGCTCCAATACGATGGACAGTTCAACCGGAAATATGGGGTTCCGCTGTGTGGCGGATATATAA
- a CDS encoding endonuclease/exonuclease/phosphatase family protein — MNFVIGTFNLRVDLPQDGENSWQNRAGKVSEIIHAHQPLVFGAQEALIHMIRDLEADLPDYQWFGEGRKGGMADEFCPVFYNVKQLDCVKWGQFWLSEQPNVPGSISWKSDFPRICTWGHFRFKQESFKEFVVYNTHLDHVSSLARENGISLIGEKLSSHYLNNKIPALLIGDLNSKPSDKVIKFLRGILSLNGLTVDLKDAYKGIDRQPGRTFHKFEGGTAGEPIDYIFCTKEFEIINTKIDRSSIKGSYPSDHYPLMTTVAVKSL, encoded by the coding sequence ATGAATTTTGTAATTGGCACATTCAATTTAAGGGTGGATCTTCCTCAGGATGGAGAGAATTCCTGGCAGAATAGAGCGGGAAAAGTATCAGAAATCATACATGCGCATCAGCCTCTCGTTTTCGGAGCCCAGGAAGCTTTGATACACATGATAAGAGATTTAGAAGCAGACCTGCCTGATTACCAGTGGTTTGGGGAAGGAAGAAAAGGGGGAATGGCCGATGAATTCTGCCCCGTTTTTTATAACGTTAAACAACTCGATTGTGTAAAATGGGGCCAGTTTTGGCTGTCAGAACAACCCAATGTGCCGGGCAGTATTAGCTGGAAAAGTGATTTTCCCAGAATATGTACATGGGGACACTTTCGCTTTAAACAGGAGTCTTTTAAGGAATTTGTGGTTTATAACACTCACCTTGATCATGTAAGCTCATTAGCAAGAGAGAATGGCATATCATTGATTGGGGAGAAACTTAGCAGCCATTATTTAAATAACAAAATACCGGCCCTATTAATTGGAGACTTAAATAGCAAACCAAGTGATAAAGTTATTAAGTTTTTACGCGGGATCTTATCACTGAATGGATTAACAGTTGACTTGAAGGACGCATACAAAGGGATTGACAGACAGCCAGGGCGCACATTTCATAAATTTGAGGGGGGTACGGCAGGAGAGCCAATTGATTATATTTTCTGTACGAAAGAATTTGAGATTATAAATACAAAGATTGATAGAAGTTCTATTAAAGGCAGTTACCCGTCAGATCATTACCCACTAATGACTACGGTAGCAGTAAAAAGCTTATAG
- a CDS encoding sulfatase: MKILYIDIDSLRPDHLGTYGYHRHTSPNIDSIAEKGVKFTNYYASDAPCAPSRNALFNSRFGIHTGSINHGGLDADVRPIGADRPFNHHHSLYQAWVEELRFKGHHTAMISPFPGRHAKWNVLEGFLEMHDTGKHAGETAGDVSAEALRWIKGRGTEKEDWFLYLNFWDPHTPYRTPEDYGNPFEDDPAPQWLTDEIIAQHRESYGPMSAREIPERNQWPNLPQEIASVEDFKRWIDGYDTAIRHVDDHIGLLLEALREEGMLEETTIIISADHGENQGELNVYGDHQTADHITSRIPLIMSGPDLKKGYVDEDFHYQIDLGPTLTELVGGEQRERWDGTSFLPAVTKGEECGRPYLVVSQAAWSCQRGVRFDNWMLIRTYHDGLKDFPDLMLFDIERDPHETTNLVNEKPEVVGKGLRLLDEWVAEQMVSSDSPTDPMWNVIQEGGPFHTRGDYQGYAEKLRRGGRNEAADRLEARHQKFHKIYNQ, from the coding sequence ATGAAAATCCTTTATATTGATATTGATTCCTTACGTCCTGATCACCTTGGAACTTACGGATACCATCGCCATACGTCCCCTAACATAGACAGTATTGCTGAAAAAGGTGTAAAGTTTACAAATTATTATGCTTCTGACGCACCGTGTGCTCCATCAAGGAATGCCTTATTTAACTCCAGGTTCGGCATCCACACCGGGTCGATTAACCATGGGGGGTTAGATGCGGATGTACGGCCAATCGGGGCAGACCGGCCATTCAATCATCACCATAGTCTATATCAAGCATGGGTAGAAGAGCTTCGTTTTAAAGGTCATCATACGGCTATGATCAGTCCCTTCCCTGGCCGGCACGCAAAATGGAACGTATTAGAAGGGTTTCTCGAAATGCATGATACTGGCAAGCATGCTGGAGAAACAGCAGGCGACGTTTCAGCAGAAGCCTTACGTTGGATTAAAGGACGAGGTACGGAGAAAGAAGATTGGTTTCTATACCTTAATTTTTGGGATCCTCATACTCCTTACCGAACGCCTGAGGATTATGGCAATCCATTTGAAGATGATCCAGCTCCACAATGGCTGACAGATGAAATCATAGCACAGCATCGGGAAAGTTACGGGCCGATGAGTGCAAGAGAAATACCGGAAAGAAACCAGTGGCCTAATTTGCCGCAGGAAATAGCTTCTGTAGAAGATTTTAAGAGATGGATCGATGGGTATGATACGGCTATAAGACATGTAGATGACCACATCGGATTACTTCTTGAAGCATTAAGAGAAGAAGGAATGCTGGAAGAGACAACAATTATCATATCGGCGGATCATGGCGAGAATCAGGGGGAACTGAATGTGTATGGCGATCACCAGACCGCTGATCATATTACAAGCCGAATCCCGCTGATCATGTCAGGGCCGGATTTAAAAAAAGGATACGTTGATGAAGATTTTCATTATCAAATTGATCTTGGACCGACTTTAACAGAATTAGTTGGAGGTGAACAGAGGGAGCGCTGGGATGGAACTAGTTTTCTGCCTGCAGTTACAAAGGGAGAAGAATGCGGCCGTCCGTATCTAGTGGTAAGCCAGGCAGCTTGGAGCTGTCAGCGTGGGGTTCGTTTTGATAACTGGATGTTAATCAGAACGTATCACGATGGGCTGAAGGATTTCCCTGACTTGATGTTATTTGATATTGAAAGAGACCCTCATGAAACGACGAATCTAGTAAACGAAAAACCGGAGGTCGTCGGAAAAGGACTCAGGTTGTTAGACGAGTGGGTTGCTGAGCAGATGGTATCTTCTGATTCTCCTACCGATCCAATGTGGAATGTAATTCAGGAAGGCGGCCCATTTCATACAAGAGGGGATTATCAGGGCTATGCCGAAAAACTCCGCAGGGGAGGGCGGAATGAAGCCGCCGACCGCTTGGAAGCACGTCATCAAAAATTTCACAAGATTTATAATCAATAA
- a CDS encoding beta-galactosidase, translating to MIEIVNKQIIIDGKPQIIMCGEIHYFRLNRSEWQDRIDKLKDAGCNAVASYVPWLCHEEVENNIDLEGKTRPELDLAGFIDLCAENGLYFFLRPGPFIMAEMKNEGIPYWVIEKHPEIIPITWDGKKTLAKTLDYMAPEFLKETKKWYAAVMDITVPRLQTNGGNILGIQLDNEVGMLSWVSNCPDLTDNVLQDFVVWLKDRYDKMSLMERYPFALDHSSECHKSIRSPKESYVTKLHWDLGYYMRARFAKYIAELRQYAEEFGVKDVPFIVNIHGTGGGRGFTYPIGISQLYESYTQAPGYLSGSDIYFGDLDMQSFQDLYLINGFMDAVHLPDQPLTSVEFNCGDGNFGNNFSGRLDPSAADFKARMCIAQGNRLINYYLMTGGRNYRLSERRGDGNDRIASTGERHGFAAPISPEGELNYTFLRMARSIKTLMAVSDKLAVMEEERDNVSFAFIPDYYMTESCYPGSSKMREIYQNLEANRSTASWENMARAMLLAGYRYGSVDIQNKPLDPVKTPVLAVPSALYMAEDIQEKLVVYLTNGGSVLLYGELPAYDMEGHPCDLLANSMGVQAAGMRLADQDFDLSVYGDRWAEGRAETRVHKAQVFEMFQQGDPIFKVYGTDEPCGFDTKVGKGRAIVIAAPYPCDINLFEQALEKLGAKAGLTNDSKYHGVFMTSTASKQEERFIHILNLDGFDKEMHIYENGKKLLEGRKLELQSKEGLMLPINIVFGDVKIQYSTAEVINVHTDAIDFRLTQPEDVIALRTDRKVIPNDSYIVQQSGDVTYLLSRKHAKVDDQLTVNFQ from the coding sequence ATGATCGAGATCGTGAACAAGCAGATTATCATTGACGGGAAACCACAAATCATTATGTGTGGTGAAATCCATTATTTTCGTCTTAATCGATCGGAATGGCAGGATCGCATTGATAAGCTGAAAGATGCAGGGTGTAATGCTGTGGCGTCCTATGTACCATGGCTTTGTCATGAAGAAGTGGAAAATAACATTGATTTAGAGGGGAAGACAAGACCTGAGCTGGATTTAGCAGGGTTTATCGATCTTTGTGCAGAAAATGGCCTTTACTTTTTCTTGCGTCCCGGTCCATTTATTATGGCGGAGATGAAAAATGAAGGAATTCCTTACTGGGTGATTGAAAAGCACCCTGAAATAATCCCGATTACATGGGACGGTAAGAAAACGCTCGCCAAAACACTCGATTATATGGCCCCTGAATTTTTAAAAGAAACAAAGAAATGGTATGCAGCTGTCATGGATATAACAGTACCCAGACTGCAAACTAACGGCGGGAACATTCTAGGAATACAGCTTGATAATGAAGTGGGGATGCTTTCCTGGGTAAGTAATTGCCCTGACTTAACAGACAATGTGCTTCAAGATTTCGTGGTCTGGTTAAAAGACCGCTATGACAAAATGTCATTAATGGAACGTTATCCATTTGCACTGGATCATTCCTCCGAATGTCATAAATCCATCCGTTCTCCAAAAGAAAGTTATGTTACAAAACTTCACTGGGATCTTGGTTATTATATGCGAGCCCGATTTGCTAAATACATCGCTGAATTAAGGCAATATGCGGAAGAATTCGGTGTGAAAGACGTGCCTTTTATTGTAAATATTCATGGGACAGGCGGCGGACGAGGCTTTACGTACCCAATCGGGATCAGCCAGTTGTATGAATCATACACCCAAGCACCCGGCTATTTATCAGGATCGGATATTTATTTTGGAGATTTAGATATGCAGTCCTTTCAGGATCTCTACTTAATAAATGGCTTTATGGATGCTGTTCACCTCCCGGATCAGCCGTTGACCTCGGTGGAATTTAATTGTGGGGATGGAAATTTTGGCAATAATTTCAGTGGTCGTTTGGATCCTTCAGCAGCTGATTTTAAAGCAAGAATGTGTATCGCCCAAGGAAATCGTCTCATTAATTATTATTTAATGACAGGTGGTAGAAATTATCGTCTAAGTGAAAGACGCGGTGATGGTAATGATAGAATTGCTTCCACCGGCGAGCGGCACGGTTTTGCGGCCCCTATCAGTCCAGAAGGTGAGTTGAATTATACGTTTTTGAGAATGGCACGCTCCATTAAAACTTTAATGGCTGTTTCCGATAAGCTGGCGGTCATGGAAGAAGAAAGAGATAACGTCTCTTTTGCTTTTATACCTGATTACTATATGACGGAGTCCTGCTATCCAGGCAGCAGTAAGATGAGAGAGATTTATCAAAATCTAGAGGCTAACCGTTCAACTGCATCGTGGGAAAACATGGCTCGGGCCATGCTTCTGGCTGGCTATAGATATGGTTCTGTTGATATTCAGAACAAGCCTCTTGATCCAGTAAAGACCCCTGTTTTAGCTGTCCCATCAGCCCTTTATATGGCCGAGGATATTCAAGAAAAATTAGTCGTTTACTTAACAAATGGAGGCAGTGTGCTTTTATATGGAGAGCTGCCTGCCTACGATATGGAAGGTCATCCTTGTGATCTTCTGGCAAATTCTATGGGAGTGCAGGCAGCTGGAATGCGGCTTGCAGATCAGGACTTTGATTTATCCGTATATGGAGACAGGTGGGCTGAAGGACGAGCGGAAACCCGTGTGCATAAAGCTCAAGTCTTTGAAATGTTCCAGCAAGGGGACCCTATCTTTAAAGTATATGGAACAGATGAACCCTGCGGCTTTGATACTAAAGTGGGGAAAGGAAGAGCTATCGTAATAGCGGCACCTTATCCTTGCGACATCAACCTATTTGAACAGGCATTAGAGAAGCTGGGCGCTAAGGCGGGATTGACCAATGATAGTAAATATCACGGCGTCTTTATGACTTCCACCGCTTCAAAACAGGAAGAAAGATTTATTCACATTCTTAATTTGGACGGCTTTGATAAAGAGATGCACATCTATGAAAATGGAAAAAAACTATTAGAAGGCAGGAAGCTTGAGCTGCAATCGAAAGAAGGATTAATGCTTCCCATTAATATAGTTTTTGGAGATGTAAAAATTCAATATTCTACTGCAGAGGTCATTAATGTTCATACAGATGCCATTGATTTCCGCCTAACTCAACCAGAAGATGTTATCGCGTTAAGGACAGACCGTAAAGTAATTCCAAATGATAGTTATATTGTCCAGCAAAGTGGGGATGTGACTTATTTGCTGTCAAGAAAACACGCAAAAGTAGACGATCAATTAACTGTAAACTTTCAATAA
- a CDS encoding GH36-type glycosyl hydrolase domain-containing protein translates to MTKESTIKLTAGEYSFSFLTSGDILEANYKSIMINQLISNPVDGSLNNLYLRVHRENEIEAYPLLGVRSRSEAVFSDKHVTWIGIIEDIKYEVTFHLSEQGVWFWEINVEGQESEIDIIYGQDIGIADKGGLRNNEAYISQYIDHQIFESDEKGYMVCSRQNQQQSTGFPYLQQGSLTKSIGYSTDGFQFFGQSYKETDFLAVLNESTLANEVYQYEFAYTALQSEKVNLGGKSQFIFYGYFKENHENAVTEPVPKEVISEAWEQLEAKEYPDAEPIDKVEKASDIGEVLTGESLTIDEINQYFPNRHQEEWDGNTLLSFFTDSYEHVVLKEKEIQLERPHGHIIMSGQNDRLKEDTITSTSWMYGIFNAQLVVGNTNFNKLLTNARNALNVLKTSGQRLYVEIDGVYQLLTMPSLYEMGFNYARWYYKTENETFVITSYTTVDTPEVRLNVKAESGKKYRFLMTNQVVMHPNEYEVPYQVSRDGQMLTITADKSSMNAGIYPNLTYNIQMDGAAFELLDEQKLAANVKSGAASLVVCELEASSDWGITIQGLLHGGERLIEQRSAVTEIERYRRYYRQVMNGFRLSHKGTATEELNKVNALAWWYTHNMLVHFSVPHGLEQYSGAAWGTRDVCQGPTEYFMATQNYESVKEIIKTVYTHQFEEDGSWPQWFMFDKYAHIQAGESHGDVIVWPLKALSDYLAATKDYQILDEKVPYSRRDQGFALTEETVTIFEHAKKEINYIKENFLHDTFLSSYGDGDWDDTLQPANDQLKQYMVSSWTVALTYQVTAKLSEVLEDFNHQDSAELAALASGIEQDFKKYMLQTDVLPGFVYMEQPGEAEMMLHPEDTKTGIDYRLLPMQRGIISELLTEEQAEKHYQLIKEKLYCPDGVRLMNRPANYFGGVSTHFKRAEQASNFGREIGLQYVHAHIRFVEAMAKLGKEEEVWKGLQMINPIGIQEVVPNAEIRQSNAYFSSSDGKFNTRYEAEENFEKLRDGSVPVKGGWRIYSSGPGIYMNQLISNCLGIRQEGGDLVIDPVLPNIFNGLSFDYEFNKKPVTFVYHLGHEEKNVVINGETIESFDLAKNAYREGGIKVSRKEAEKWLNEEENVIEIYIP, encoded by the coding sequence ATGACGAAAGAGTCAACGATTAAATTAACAGCAGGAGAGTATAGTTTTTCATTTTTAACAAGTGGAGATATTTTAGAAGCCAATTACAAGTCAATCATGATTAATCAATTAATATCAAATCCTGTCGATGGATCACTAAATAACCTTTACTTAAGAGTGCATCGTGAAAATGAAATTGAGGCCTATCCGCTGCTCGGTGTACGTTCACGCAGCGAAGCAGTATTCAGTGATAAACATGTAACCTGGATAGGGATTATAGAAGATATTAAATATGAAGTAACCTTTCACTTGAGCGAGCAAGGGGTTTGGTTTTGGGAAATCAATGTAGAAGGTCAGGAATCGGAAATAGATATTATTTATGGACAGGATATCGGAATAGCGGACAAAGGGGGGCTGAGAAATAATGAAGCATACATATCTCAATATATTGACCATCAAATTTTTGAAAGTGATGAAAAAGGATATATGGTTTGTTCACGCCAGAACCAGCAGCAATCAACCGGATTTCCATATTTGCAGCAGGGCTCACTGACTAAATCAATCGGCTATTCGACTGACGGTTTTCAATTTTTTGGCCAATCGTATAAAGAAACAGATTTCCTGGCTGTACTAAATGAGAGCACACTTGCCAATGAAGTGTACCAATATGAGTTTGCTTATACGGCTCTGCAATCAGAGAAAGTAAATCTCGGTGGAAAAAGTCAGTTTATCTTCTATGGGTATTTTAAAGAGAACCATGAAAATGCCGTCACCGAGCCGGTTCCAAAGGAGGTCATTAGTGAAGCTTGGGAGCAGTTAGAAGCAAAGGAATATCCAGATGCAGAACCAATCGATAAGGTGGAAAAAGCTTCTGATATCGGGGAAGTTTTAACCGGGGAATCTTTGACAATCGATGAGATTAATCAATATTTTCCTAATCGTCATCAAGAGGAGTGGGATGGGAATACACTGCTTTCCTTCTTCACGGACAGCTATGAACATGTTGTCTTAAAAGAAAAAGAAATTCAACTGGAGCGCCCGCACGGTCACATTATTATGTCTGGACAAAATGATAGGTTGAAGGAAGATACGATCACTTCCACTTCATGGATGTATGGTATTTTCAATGCCCAGCTTGTTGTGGGGAATACAAATTTCAATAAGCTGCTTACCAATGCAAGAAATGCACTCAATGTGTTAAAGACATCGGGACAGCGGCTCTATGTGGAAATAGACGGTGTATATCAATTGCTGACCATGCCTTCTTTATATGAAATGGGATTCAATTACGCCCGCTGGTATTACAAAACAGAAAACGAGACATTTGTAATCACAAGCTATACGACTGTAGATACACCTGAAGTCCGGCTGAACGTAAAGGCTGAAAGCGGAAAAAAATATCGCTTTTTAATGACTAATCAAGTCGTCATGCATCCTAATGAATATGAAGTACCTTATCAAGTAAGTCGAGATGGACAGATGCTTACCATTACAGCAGATAAATCATCAATGAATGCAGGGATTTACCCGAATTTAACCTATAACATTCAGATGGACGGAGCCGCTTTTGAATTATTAGATGAGCAGAAGCTTGCAGCCAATGTTAAATCGGGGGCCGCGTCTCTTGTTGTCTGCGAACTGGAGGCTTCAAGTGATTGGGGAATCACTATTCAGGGGCTGCTTCACGGAGGAGAGCGTTTAATTGAGCAGCGCTCGGCTGTCACTGAAATTGAACGATACCGAAGATATTATCGACAGGTTATGAACGGATTTCGTCTTTCCCATAAAGGTACGGCAACAGAAGAGTTGAATAAAGTGAATGCCTTGGCCTGGTGGTACACCCACAATATGCTTGTACACTTCTCTGTGCCTCATGGTCTCGAACAATACAGTGGAGCTGCTTGGGGAACACGCGATGTTTGCCAGGGACCAACGGAATATTTTATGGCTACCCAAAATTACGAATCTGTAAAAGAAATCATAAAAACGGTATATACACATCAGTTTGAAGAAGACGGCAGCTGGCCGCAATGGTTCATGTTTGATAAATATGCCCATATTCAGGCAGGGGAAAGTCATGGAGATGTTATTGTCTGGCCGCTGAAGGCATTAAGTGATTATCTGGCCGCAACGAAAGATTATCAAATTCTTGATGAAAAAGTTCCTTACAGCAGACGGGATCAAGGGTTTGCCCTGACGGAAGAAACCGTAACTATCTTTGAGCATGCAAAAAAAGAAATCAACTATATTAAGGAGAACTTTTTACATGATACGTTTCTATCCTCCTATGGAGATGGAGATTGGGATGATACATTACAGCCGGCAAATGACCAATTGAAGCAATATATGGTGAGCAGCTGGACAGTAGCGTTAACTTATCAAGTTACTGCTAAGCTGTCTGAAGTTCTGGAGGATTTCAATCACCAGGATTCCGCTGAATTAGCAGCACTTGCTTCCGGAATTGAACAGGACTTTAAAAAATATATGCTGCAAACGGACGTCCTTCCTGGTTTCGTTTATATGGAACAGCCAGGTGAAGCGGAAATGATGCTTCATCCTGAAGACACTAAAACAGGGATCGATTATCGTTTACTGCCGATGCAGCGGGGGATTATCAGTGAGTTGCTTACAGAAGAGCAGGCAGAAAAACACTATCAATTAATAAAAGAAAAATTGTATTGCCCTGATGGTGTACGCTTGATGAATCGGCCAGCCAATTATTTCGGCGGTGTAAGCACTCATTTCAAACGTGCAGAGCAGGCGTCTAATTTTGGTCGGGAAATCGGCTTGCAATATGTTCATGCCCATATCCGTTTCGTCGAAGCAATGGCGAAGCTCGGAAAAGAAGAAGAAGTCTGGAAAGGCTTGCAAATGATTAACCCAATCGGAATCCAGGAGGTCGTACCGAATGCAGAAATAAGACAAAGCAATGCCTACTTCAGCAGTTCTGATGGGAAGTTTAACACCCGTTATGAAGCTGAAGAAAACTTTGAAAAGTTACGTGATGGCTCGGTACCAGTTAAAGGCGGCTGGCGAATCTATTCCAGCGGTCCTGGAATCTACATGAATCAGTTAATTTCCAATTGTCTGGGCATCCGTCAAGAGGGCGGGGATCTGGTAATTGACCCAGTCCTTCCAAACATCTTTAACGGCTTGTCGTTTGATTATGAATTTAATAAGAAGCCAGTTACGTTTGTCTATCATCTGGGGCACGAAGAAAAAAATGTCGTTATCAATGGGGAGACAATTGAAAGCTTTGATTTGGCGAAGAACGCTTATCGTGAAGGCGGGATTAAAGTCAGCCGAAAGGAAGCAGAAAAGTGGTTGAACGAGGAAGAAAACGTGATTGAAATTTATATTCCCTAA